The window TGGGTTTTAATCCCAGGcttaagtttttctttttttccttttttttctctctctggacAAGGGAATCTCCGCACTGGCAGGattcagagaggcacaaaggagggaaaaacaagtttcagccagaaaagaagaaaaaaaccaaaggttGCTGTTAGCATTCTCTATATGCAAGGGGGTATAAACATTTTGCTGtgaactttattttaaagggtAAGTGCCAACAACAGTCCAGTTCCCATGCAAATAAATCCTGCGCTCAGCCTTTCAGCCATAAAGTTCTGGTGCTGGGGCTCATTACCCGGGAGAGTTGGGGTGCCACTGCAGAGCCCTGATGGGAACCTGTAGGGCTCCACACGTGTCTCAGCCAGATACCGGGGGGCAGTGGGGGCAGAGCACCGCAGAGACATGGGCTTGGTGCCCCCCTGCCTATTATCACAAGTGGCAGCAAAGCCCTCCCTCAGCTGTGCCTTTGTGCTAGGGGACACCCGGGGCAAGGTAGTACCTGGAAAGGGCAGGAATCTCACCCAAGCCATCGCCTATCCACGGTGGGCAGGTGAGGAGAGGATCTGGCACCAGACATgaagctctgcaggcagcatggGGTATGGGGCTGTCTCTCAGCTTGCTGCtgtgggtgggaagggaggtgATGCCAGGCTGTGGCTGGGCTTGTCTGGACCCCAGCACTGGTTATTTGTGGTGACGCTGTCCCATGGCAGCAAAGGGGCTGCACGTGCTCCAGCCCATGCAAAAACTTACTCTGACAGCCCCAGTGTGATGGTTTCctatgaaaaatacttgaatttGTCATGCAAATGACTGGCATGTGGGCACAGCTGCTGGGAGGTGGCTTGGACTGGGTCAGCTGCCAGCATTGCCATGGGGATGTGCCCGGGACAAGGTCCTGGTCCCCCATGGCTGCTCCCACCCTTGGAACCTGTGCCAAGCAGATGGTGCTGCCACGGCTGCCCTGCCAAAACCATCCAGCTCTCACCActcctccctgcatccctgttGCTGCGCATTGCCACACCAAAGCTCTTACAATAGCATCGTGACTCACCACCTCATGCCCACCTGGGGCTCCTGATtgcctggagcagagctgagctgcctggGGCAAGCTTGCTTCATGCTAGGACAACGTAAGGCACATGGTGCAGGTGTAAAAGGATGCTCTTACAGCTGCACTGCCAAGCaatgcagtgaaaaaagaaaaagaaaacaacaaaacccactaTTAAGCAATTGCAAAGTGATTTAAGCACTTGTCCTGTGCTACCCTGACCAGGAACCACTGCCTTTCATCCACGCTCATGCACTGCATTTAACTCTTGCCCCCATACACAGCGACCCATCAGGCTCTTCCCACTATCCCAGCCTAGCATCAGGTCAAGGAAGCGCTTGGGCTCCTTTTCAGCGGGCCACAAGCTTCCCTTGCCACCTGCCATCACAATTCCACTTCCACCCGGGAAGCTGGACAGGGGATGTCATTGTGCTGCCTCGCCGCAATTTCACAGTTGGGTTTTGCAAACACGAAGGTGACAGGTTGGGCTGTTGTTTCGATGTGGTTGTTTCTTGAAATGAGTCTGGAGCAAGACCGAGTGGGATCTGGGAATGGCATTCAGTGGCAGCAGGCTGGGTGCCAGGCAAAGGAGGCATTTCTGCCTGCGCCCTCACTTCCCGGCTGGTTTGGCTGCCCTTCAGGAAATCAGAGTTAGCTAAATGGAAAACCGTCGCTCTTCTCATTTCAGAACACACTGCACATatggtttttttcagcagcaaattaattttcagagaCCTTGGTCTTCCTGTTAACCGGGCccttggtgaaaaaaaaagccaatgtCCAGCAGTGCTGGACCGAGACAGAAGCAGTGCCTGAGGATGGGCACCCCAACACCATGGAGCCGGCGGCTCCCAGCACCCCCATCCACCTCCAAagtccttccctctctcctccctctcaGGAAGACTCAtgacagggagaaagaagaattgCTGTATGATCTCCGATGGTGCAGTACTTCAAAGGGCCAGGCTGTGTTCCTTGCCAGCGCCGTGCTGGATGCAGCACTCAGCTCTTACTCCCTTGGCAACTCCACGGCTGTATCCAGAAAGTAAttacttaaaaaggaaataaatgctaCACCCATATGGCTATAAGCAAAACGCTGGGCAGGATGAACAGAGCCCCACCAGGATCTGCATTCTCACACAGTATGAGGGAGGAATGAGCTGTTTCCATTCATCAAGATGGGCTGTTTACTCTGAGGTGTATTGATGATGTTAGACCTGTCCACTGTATGCCTTTAAGTTCACAGGGCAGCTGATCAGACACACCGCTGAACTGCATTTGCCTTCACCCTACAGCACCCTGGTCCCCAGGATGGCCTTGGCTTTAGGCATCATCACTCTCAACAGCAATAAACGCTGGTGCCAAAGATGCAGGCACTTCCTAGCACCAGTTCTGCTATAACCTTTAGAGAGATGAACTAGAAACCTGGCATGATCAAATAggataattttatttacttttaaaactgatgGTTTGTAATTGtcaaaatttgaaaacaaaatttctaAATCAAGCTGGCTAGGGAAAGTCAAATGCAGCCACCTCACCAATGCAAAGGAGCCTGCCTGTGCACTACTGGGGCCTTGAGAGGACCAGGCTTTGGCAGACCACTCACTTTTAGATGGATTCAATTTTGGAAAAAACCCTTATTCTAAGCAAATAAGAAGGGAAGTGATATCCTAAGGATTCTGGGATGAGACCTCATCTCAGCTGTCCTTGTTTCCACTGGAGCTGCACCAGGAGGGCAGCACTTTACAGCCTCTGCTCTACACATGCCGAGTGTGAGCAAGTGCCCCAGTGCTGGGTACAAGCATTGGGGACCGCACGGCTCCGGTGCAATGCTCCAGGAGCTCAAAAACCCCCACGGTGACTCGGGATGTGCAGAACAAGTAACAGCGCATGGGACATGCTGCAAGGGATGGTGGCACCCATGGAACGCTGGGTCAGGATGCACCACAGGACACATGCTCCCATGCACCTTGGCATGCTCATGGGTGAAGGCCCAGCAGAGGCAATGTGAAAGCACTCCCTAACGGACTCCAGCCAAGCAAACATGGTATCATACAGTATCGaatcattttaaaagttaaaatagtTTATTGCTGTTCTTTGTAGAAATGCACTTAACTTACATCAtctgttctcttcctttttttggctGTTGGACTGGAGGCATAAAAAGGTTACATTTACCCATTTGTTCAATGACCTAAcacctttctctcttttgcttcaCTAATGATATTCTCCTAAGTTTCGCTGGCCAACAGCCCCAAATCTCTTTTACATAAATACTGTAAATGTCTCCATAGGTTGCAGCATTGTAACAAAAGATCTACCAAAGTAGACAAAATGTTCGGTATTCTTGGTTggatttttgcatttaaaaatatacctaAATTTGAGATAATCTTAACAGAGTAACAATTACAATAAGAAAATAGTACAGTGCGTTGACTAAAGGAATATTCTGCTCTCCTTCAAGCCAATATTCCCTTTTGCATGTTGAAGTGATTCAGCAATTACTTAAGAACTTTTACCTACATACAATAATTTAGTAAAATGAGAATTAAACAAGGCAGATACTACTATTCTTCTGTCTGCAATTCACAGCTCATGCGAATAAAATCgcaataaatattaaaaaatagtttttctttttttttttttcttttctgtaaggCATCTCTGAGTATTACAAAGTTTTTGTACAACCAAAAAATAAGATTGCTTTTTTCCATGTTCTCCAAGTACCTCTGTACCTCAACAGTAAATAGGAGGATTGTAGGTTTGATAAGGAAGGGCAGGCTGATGGGATAGGGGCGGAAAGAAGACCACGGGTGACAGAAGCAGACCACGATGTGTGCAAGAATCTCTAGTTTTCCTGTGGAACATTTCAGTCACTTTCAGAACATCTTCAAGACAGTATCTGTCCAGATTggggtggaaaaagaaaatacaaacaaaaaacctaaccaGAAGTCCATTTTCATAAGCACAGTCAGACTGCAAGGGTTTGGGCTTGCCCTTAACACTATAAATAGCTTAGGTATTGATATGCACCTAcggaaaaggaagaaagggatggggtgattttttttttcctttttctgttccGTTTCATTTattgggtttttctgttgttgcttttgttgtCCTAGTTGTATCCTTCCATTGCGAGAGATTGTCCTAGGTGGCAAGGCCCTTACTGCATGCGGTCGGGTtgcagctgctggggctggtaCTGCACGAAGGCGGTGGCGGGTGCCGCGGGGTTGCTGGCGGTGATGGGGGGCTGGACCGTGCCTGTGTATCCATATCCCACAAACCCAGCAGCGGGAGAGGCAGCGTAGGGATACTGATCGTAGGCAGCTGTGGTGTACTGGGAATAGGCTTGGCTGGCGGCGGTGTAGTCGATGTAGGGAGAAGTGATGGACTGCACGGGGGTAGGGATCACCACGCTGGGCTGGATGATAGCTTGGGGGTAAACATAGTGAGGCGTGAGTCTGTGGAGGCAAAGGGAGAGAGTCAGCGAGGGGCTGGGCTCCCTCCAGCCTGCATgttcccccctttttccccccaaattcATGTGCATCAGCCACAAACACAGTGCTGCCCCCTGAGTGAGGGGTGCTGCTTGGGGTGGagggaatgaaaagcaaaacactcCTAGACCCAAGGGTGGACGTAGCAAAAGGTGAAGCATGGAAAATGACCTGGTCTCCATGTCTTGTTTCTCCCACTATCCAGGCTGCTGGTCCCTAAAATAACCTACCTGGATGGCTGCGACAcagcccctgcctgcctggctCACTGAATCTCCCTGGTCCTTGCCTGCACTGGCAGCATCACTGCCTCCCATAGCCTCCAGGTCCACACTCCCCAGCACCACCCAAACCCTGGCGGAGGCTCCTGAGGACCCACAGCCCACGGGGCACTTCCTGGCACCAGGGACACTCCTCCGCTCATCCCACATGGTAGCATCCCACCAGGGATGAACGCTGTCCCTGCACCATAGCCACAGGCCTTCCAGCTTGCCAGCTGTTATCAGTGCTAGACATTTAAGCCTATGTTTCCATAACACTGGATGTTTAGGGCAATGCTACAGGGTGTTTGTTGTAAAacataagaaattaattctggttttctttccttcgATAACACTCCTCAGTAGCGACTGTGCCAGCAGCCACCAGTGCACCAGTGATGCTCGTGTGCCCATAAGCTTATACATCCAGGCTCTATGGCCAGACAGCCCCTGccatttcctctgcctttcaaTGGAGGTCCTAAAGCGTTGCTTTTCATCAGCCAGTCTGCCCCTGCCCCGAGgtagctgtgctgctgagaggAATTTAACACCACCACAGTCAGACTGAAAGATCCTGGAGATGATTAATGCAGGATTGCCCATTAATTTGATAAAAACTGctaaagaggaggaaaggaaaaaaaaaaaacaaacaaggagCAAAATGAAAGGGTTGTATTTTCCAAAGGGCCTCCAACAAGAGCAAAAACTGCATTAACCAGAAGGTTTAGGTCCATCCACACGAACTGCCATGGGCCAGATGAAAACAGGCAATTGCACATCAACTGCAAGTGCAAATAGTATCTGCCTGCACAGtcctcagcagcacagagctccagTGTGTACAGGCCTGACATGGTTGGGGCTTGTTTAAGAAATAGGGGGGTGCAGACTGTTACCAGCAAACAGCACATGGCCACTGACAGATCAGAGCCACATGCATCAAGAAGCGCACTCTGTGGAAAGGTCCCTTTGGCGGCTACTTGCTAAACCATGTCAGGCAACAGCACGAACCAGAACCCATCCTCTGGAGAGCTCGTTCCAGCCCGCCCCCAAACCCAGCTAGTTTtggcaaacagaaaaaccccaagGTAACTCTGCAGAGCGCTATGCAGATTCAAGTACTTTGGAGGTTtgtgtgtggatgtgtgtgACAGCACATTTTCAAACACGACCACTGCTAAAAGCCTCCCACAAGCTCTTCGCAAGACACAGGCCTGTATCTGTGCCCACACTGCTCTATAGAGCCAAGCTCAACTGCTCTGGAGAGGGTGTACCTTGCCCACTCATCCATCTTTAGGGTTGGAAACTCCAGGGCTCCCcatgctgcccagcagcaggtcccagcGCTCTGGTGCTTATAGGGACGCACAGACAGGGACTGCACACTTCTACTGGACAGGTCACTGGCCACCCTCATTCCACCCAAGTGTCCATCCTAGGTCTCAGCTACCACATATAACATACTGGGGTTCACGTGGGGCTGGTCCCTCCAGAACGGGGCTATTCTCATTTGCTCTGCAACCAGCACCGGATGGTTTAACCTGCTTTTCAGGCAGGAGAAAGGCTTCTCACAAGCAAGTGCTCATCTGAACCAAGTTTTCTCTCCATTTCCCACTCACATATGCACTTTGGTTTTTCTTGAGGCAATTTGCATGATGAGAGAATGATTATTCTCTCCCCTGCACACAGCAACACCGCCTCTGAACACCGTGAAGTCAGGGTCCTTAGATATAACAAGGCCACCCCCAGAGGAGCAGCACCAAGGAGGATGCATGGGGGGAAGCAGCACCTCAGCCTTTGGCTGATTAAGTGCAAGACCATCTCCAGAGGCCAGAGCCATCCCTGGCATAGTACAGAGAGAGGGACCTTGCAGTCCTTCAGTCCATAAATGCACCATACCTAATACCACCCTGTGACTAACAAGAATGAGATGAGGCAGCAGAGTCACTGAATCACTTTTGGTTTAGCTCTGATATAAGCTGAGGCCACCACAACTGAGTAAGAGCTTGAGCTTATGCTCCAATTCAGAGCAAGGGCACCTGATGTCACCCACATCAGGCAGCAGATGcctgtgctgaggagctgggcCTACTCCCAGCCCAGAAGTTCCTCACGCTTGGTCACAGGGGGGTTGTTTCCTTTCATGTTGTTTTAAAGAATGCAGAGGTGCAATACTGCTATCTTGGCCTGCCAGGGGCTGGgaaaaggctctgcagaggcatTCCCTGGCATGGGCCCATGCAACTGCTGGGAGCAAGACGAGTGGACCCCACACATGCCCCTTGCTTTACCCCCTTGTAAATCAGCAGCTCAGACAACAGCCTGCATCTCAGATTGGTGATGGGATGCTCTGGCTGCCTGTTGCTTCTCCCTATATGTAGTGTCCCACTACTGGGTTCCTGCTACTCCAGGGCTTGATAAAGTTAAAACCACTCCACAAATACATAATCCTCATGCTCAGGACTCGCTATAAAATACCCATCAGCAGGACTAGAGGAGAGGCCTGCACTTTTCCTGCACAAAGGCTTTCAGCCTGCACCTGCAAAGTGACCAGGAGGATGGTCCAAGAGCCTCCGAGCAATCCATCCTGAGCATCATCCTGtttgagcagctctgcaggtcaCCCCCCAATGTCCCCTGCTGCCACGCAACTGCTCTTCAGAGCCAGCCCACCCCATGCAGGGGACACAGGGTGAGTGCATACCCCCAACTCATCCCTGAGAGACTCCACAcaccagctttgctttcatgtATACAGGTCCTCCATCGCACCTCCCGTGGTGTGCACAAGAGCAAATCCATGATATCCTGCACTACTATTTTTcctcagcacagaaaaattCCAGCTCTTCAATGCTACTTTGAATAAAAAGTACCATTAGCTAGGAATACAGTAAGTACTCCTGTAATGTATCCAGAAATACATCCCAGCCCAATACATACACAAGTGCACATCACACACCATGGTTTACTGCGCTAGAAAAATCACACTCAGCAACTGCAGAATCCACCCCTATGTAAAAGGGAAGGTTCTTTTGGTCTGTGGGGTTTCAATAATTTAGCTAGAAGTTTCAATCGAGATATTATGCAGTTCAGACTTCTGAATTAGGTGGACAGATGGCAACTCATCGATCAAAACCAAGGTAAGGTCACTCTGATGACTTGCagccacaaacaaaacaaaacagtgcagTACAATGAAGTTCTCTGCGGGCTATCTTTAGCATCCAGACTTCAAAAAGTCTTTAAATATATTCCCTCCTGCCATAATTTctgaagatgatttttttttaggcGGGAGAAAGCTCTTTTGGAGTTCTTTTTCTAGAAATCAGCAAACTCTAATCTGAATTTCTACAGAATGAGTCACATCTGTGTGTTTTGAGatgcctttcccttcctccctccctgcagttTTACTCCATCCCCCACAATGGGCCCTGCCAGCCAGAGGAGAACTCCATCTAGAACATGCACAATGTGATTATAAAACGTCAACCAAGCGATCAAGCCATTGCCACCACACATCAAAGTCACTCCATGAGCAGCAGATGTACGAGATGTTATGATTAATCACAGGCAAAGGCCACAAAATGCAGCAAGCATGGTCAAACCTAGGTCTAGAGCCAGCAGTGGCCGCAGCAGGGACTCAGGAGGCTGTCGCAGTGCAGGAGCGCAGACAGGACCACCACGCTAGCCCACGCTCCTAACTATGTGGCGCAACACTGCCCTGACAGCCAAAATTGAAAGACACAGAACAAAAGAGATGGTTACAGAGCCACTGGCAGAGGAGACACAggctcagcttctgcttttgctgtgcaaAATACAGAAGGACAGAGCAAACTAGCAAGTTTTTGGTGCAGCCCTAAAACCTGGTTCTCCCCACCACACCGCACTGGCAGGGCTGCCGGGGGtgagctgcagggcaggggtggccaggaagaaggaaacagtCAGATGGCCATTTGTCCCACACCTCTTCCCAATCGCAAGGAAGAGGAACAAGCTAACCAGGCCCTCTCCCTCAACATCAGCTCTATCTGGCAGAGCTCATCTTGGAGGCGCTTCCtatatttgattattttctatCAGACTTACAGCTAAAACTTCTTGTAGCTGCACTTTCTCAGCTCTCCCCCATCCTGCAGGACTTCCTATGCATGAGCTGTAAGCAGCTCCTGCAAGCTGTACAGGCCTGGGAGAGCAGCGAGCAGGAGTTCCTGACCCCCTTGATTTCTGCCAGCCATGCTGGGAGCTGGTTTCACTGCTCCTGGAGAGGTGGGAGACAACTGCAACCCTCTGTCAAGAGACACAGCATCACACAAGCACTTGGGAAACAACGAGGGGCACAGGGCTCTTGGCAGTCTCGCAGAGATCAGGACACAAATGCCACTACCACGACCAGCCTTTTATTCCTTGAAGAATAAAGGAACAGAGCCCTTTGTGTCTGCCAGCAAAGGCACAAATTCTGGCATTTGACCCCAGGAATTTGGCCTCTGTTTCCACTGGAGTTGACCCATTAGCTGCTACAGGGACACCCACACTGCCACAACACGATGGCCAGCAGTGCTGCGCTTCAGTTCGTAGGTGGTACCGCACAGCGAGCTGAGCACAGCCAGAGCTGACCATGACAGCAACCTGACAGCTACCTCTGGTCAAGTAACACCTCCCAccacagcctggaggagagatCTGAAGATGTATTTTGAAGTGGGTTCTAAGAGCACCAGacagaagcagctctgggaaGCACACCCCAGCAAcactggagagcagcagcagaccaGAAGCTCTATGCTTGCGTTAGCAGTGTCTCAACACCACCTCTGAGTTGGTGATGCACAGGCACATCCTGATGTAATTCTCACCCAAAGAACATCATTCCTGAAGGACACTCCCAAGCCAGCAAGCACTCACTTCGCGAAGCCACTTTAAGTAAACCTGTGTGCAGTGGCAATATGCATCATATAGGCCCCAGCCACaatgacaggctggagaaacatGAGAAATTCAGGACCTGTTCGCAAATCCAGACATGATGAGGAGGGGTTATAGGCCAGAGCATGGCCAGGGCAGTCCCTGCCTGCTAACAAGGAGGAGATCACAGAGTGTGCCCCACCACTCCACCATCCATCATCATTCACTGACATGGGCTGGGGTTCAACCACTGACATGACAGACCTCCCAATCCTGAAGTGTTCCTACTAACGCTGATTTAAACGTGCATTGGAATGGCAATGGCTTCTGCCTCATCAGCCAGCTATCTCAGCCAGCTCAAAGAAAGACAAGAATGAACTAGGCAGCTCTATTGTACAGTGTTTATCCCTCACCTACTACAGTataatacaaacacaaaatagcaaacaaatataatttctgCTCATCTAGTAACTCATTTGCCTGTCTGTCTGCTACTCATGCTCCTGCAGCCCTCTGAGAAGATTTACACAGCAGCCTGTGCAAACAGGTACGCAGCTGAGCTTCCTGCTTCCCTGTTGGGACCAGACATCACCTCACTGGTAGCAATTGCCAAGGAACAACCTGCCACAACAGACTGTCCCAGGCTGGAATCAGTAGAAGAAAAAGTAGTATAGTGCAGGATTCAGTGATAACTGGATGCTGAGCCTACCAAAACCATTGCTTGAGAAACATGAACGCCAACTGGAGGGTACAAGAGCAATCcattttttcaatttattttcattttggcagGAGAAAATTTAAGGAATAGGAGAAAATGCAGTAGTAAGAACCTATCCTAGCCCAGCAACATCCTCATTTTACAGTGTTAGTGCATCTTGACTTCAAAATGCAACAAACTAATGGCCCATAGCAGAGGAAGGTGCATCCCACAAAAACCAAGTAAAAAGAAACGCAATCTACACCTTCCCCATAGCCAGTGCAGGGGTGTGGGGGAAAATAAACgaacaacaaaagaaattaaaagtgttttaaaaagaggTTGCCATCCAAAGATGAGAGTACATCTTCTCACAAAGATCCAGTCCTTTTTCTCAGCATAACCAAGAGTCTGCGATCAACATGCTGAGCTCTACCACGAGTGAGCCAGGCTCAACAACTTACAGCTTTATCCTCTCCATCTGCTTTCCCCACacccaaaggaaaaaggaaacaaaaaaaattaatcccaaACAAAGCACATTGGGCCAGACCAAGAATAGTTTTGGAGAAGCAGGCTGAAAAACACTCAGGTAGCAGGAGATAACATCTGCCCGAAACAAGAGCCATCTGGCACCAAGGAAAAAGCCACATGGAAGTTAATCCGCACCTATTCAGCtatccagagaagaaaaaacccctcccCTTTTGAATTATCAGCACAGCCAAACCAGAAATTAACCAAcgggagaaacagaaaatgcttcaCACCAGAACACTATGGGAGCCCGAGTCCTTCATCTGCAGTGTGAGAAACCCTGGAGGATGCTGGATTCATCCTGTCCATGCAAGAGGAAAACCCAGGAAGCCCCAGGAATTCTGCCTTTAACTAAGCTTTCCAATTTTCTTCTATGATTTGGAGAAAACCAAAGGCTGCAGAAACACCTCTTGAAGTCTTCTCAAGTACATGACAACTTTCGCATAATCTATATTAAATGGGTTACTTTCAACTGGTTTTCAACAGGTTTACTTTCTTTACACATGATCCACTGACTTTTAATTGAAACCATCCACACATTGGAGTTATGAAAAATTCTCTCGAATAGacaaagtattttgaagttGAATTATTTAGCCATAGAATAAGTGATGACACATCTATTTTTGATAGAAGAAAGCCTACACTGATAAAAAAAGTGCTCTGCCAGCCAAGAAAGAAATTCCACTTTAAGAGGTTCCATGATGTCTACAACCAGTTGCGCCTTTGCTGCATCTAACACGTCTCTCTCCACACCTTCCTGCAACCTGGAATCCTGGGGGGGCTGCAAGCCTACCCCAGCATGGCTatcccagcctctgctgctttggcaggagcagagccagcaggagCTCAGCTATGACACAAGAGTGCTGAAATGCTCAAAGCTGGCAACAGGGAAATTGCAGGGGACAGCATGATCTTGTTTACAGGATTAAGAGACCAAGAAACAGGAGACACAGTTTTAACTCCAAGGTCCACAACTTTCCATCTTTTGTGATCATAGAGTATATTTAGCTCTGGTATGTAGCTTGCTCCCATCTGTGGGGAACAAGTTCTTCATATAAGTCATATTTAGAAGTGACCCAGTGTCCTTGCTACCAAATTATCAGCACAACAACTGTCTAGCTCCCTCGCTGGTGTCCTCAGCTCAGAGGCAGGCCAGCCAGAGCCACATTTATCATTCAAATTACTGGGCATGTGTTTAATACTGCAGAGTTAGGGACCGGTATGCCAACAGCTGTGCAAAGGAAAGATGAGACCAAGTACAAGCTGGACCACTCTAAGAATTCAGATGCATGCACCAATCTGCCACATTGGGACCACGTGGCACCAGCCAGATCAGAACAGGAGAATTTTGCATCTGCCACTCCCCAGCTCCTTTGGTCTCTGCTGCTATGAAGGTTGCTCTTGTGCTGGCGAGGATGAAGAGCAAATCCACCAAGGGCAATGGAATCATGCAGAGAAGACAGCACAACTCGCATGCTGTATAAACAAAGCTAAAGCCAGCTCAGCCTGGCTCTCTACCACAGGCAGGCTTGTGCCCTGACTGCACTGGAATGGCACATGGCACCCTTTACCCAGAGCCTGTCCCCTGCAAAAGGTCTACTACTGCCTTCAGCTTGGTGCACCCATTACACAGCCAAGTGTAAGGCCAGTACATCAGACCAGGCTCTCCTTTCTTATTGTTCTATGGACCTATACTAGGTGCAGTACACGAGTAAATTGTGCCCCTAACCATAACACATTATATACCAAGCCCTTGGGTCTGATACCAGTGTTTGCCAACTTGAGGCAGATATTCAAGAAGATATACAAAGCCACCTGATCTGCTTATAAATACACATCTActcttaataaataaataaaagagctCTTTCTGACTGACAAGCATTTAGTCTGAAAAGCAGTAACCATGCCTGAGAACTAGCAGCTGAAGCCATTTGGAAAATGGATTTGGATGTTTCTTAGGAAatccccccccctccaaaaaagcTTTCATGTTACAGGCACACGACAAACAACAGGTGCCGGGAGCACATCTATCCCATGGGAGCTGCCTGGGGTCCTGGGCAGACCAGCTTTGGGCAAGTGGAAGCACAGGGAATGCCAGCTGATAGAGGCTGAAGGGAGCTAGGCCAGCATGTGCTGTTTTATAAACATAACCAGAGAAATGATGaaagtttgtttccttttatttttaacccaaTAGAGAAGGTTTAAGGATATACAGCTGCGAGGGAGGGCGGGCAGATACAAAGAGGGACTTTCTTCACTTCCGAAATGCAGCAGCATCAACACGTGAAATTTCGAAGAGATTTAACTCTTCCTGATGCTGCCTGAAACCAGAATCAGGGGGCTGCCAAAATAAGCAGCTACACAAGGATGGGCAGGAGGGTCTCTGGAGCAGAGATGGAAAGAGCTGGATCCTGCTAC is drawn from Strigops habroptila isolate Jane chromosome 13, bStrHab1.2.pri, whole genome shotgun sequence and contains these coding sequences:
- the RBM38 gene encoding RNA-binding protein 38 isoform X1, which encodes MHTVQKDTTFTKIFVGGLPYHTTDSSLRKYFEVFGDIEEAVVITDRQTGKSRGYGFVTMADRAAAERACKDPNPIIDGRKANVNLAYLGAKPRSIQTAYFRFYHRCAAVTSSLHSETLWTHASLCLPPSYHPAQRGDPYPRAVHHFSLHRLHRRQPSLFPVHHSCLRSVSLRCLSRCWVCGIWIHRHGPAPHHRQQPRGTRHRLRAVPAPAAATRPHAVRALPPRTISRNGRIQLGQQKQQQKNPINETEQKKEKKNHPIPFFLFRRCISIPKLFIVLRASPNPCSLTVLMKMDFWLGFLFVFSFSTPIWTDTVLKMF